Genomic window (Bombus vancouverensis nearcticus chromosome 2, iyBomVanc1_principal, whole genome shotgun sequence):
AAGTATGCAGGTAACTTGTCTTGTACAAAGACAAGAAGTAAATCATGAATGAGTTCCCCTTCCAAGAATCTTACAGGTTTTAATGCTAACAATGGGTCAAGCAAGAATGTATTTGGATCTGCCAATGCAGCTAAAATGCAACGTTGTGCATCTTCTCTAGCTGCAGAAGCATTTTCTGCTGTATATGTACCTAAAAGTTCTACCATAACAGCAGCAGCTTGTTCCCtattatagtaataataaagtttCATGAAATATATTGCATTGTTAAATATAATGTATcatgtaataaaatttcatttacccCTGTTTGCAACTTAAAAGTACTTCATGAAGTAACCGAAGTAATTTCTGCATTTGTTCATTCGATGGTGGAAGTGATGCAAACTGTTGCTTTAATTGATCTATTCCACCATACACAGCTTTTACTTGATCCACATTGCGAGCAATTTGAACTAAGTGATAATAGACATGATATCTCATTGGAGAGTCATCAGGAAGAGATTGAAATAATAACCACAATCtgagaaaatattttaagaGTGTTATGTTTTTATATGAAAGAATTAGTAATATTACTGATACTCATGTAACTTACGCTTTTAGACATACTAAACCAAGTTTATATCCAGGAGCTTTTGTTAATTTCTCACAAAATgctaatattaaattttctgcACGTTCAGTGGGGATCTAAACCAAAATacatgaaattaatttaaagttaCTAAGCTGTCTAAACATATGTTAacttattataatttaaaaatatataaaatatttaccacAATCATAATAGATACAATGTCATTTAAGACTGTTTCTATTTCACTTTCATTTCCTTCCTTGAAGCAAGCTTCACAAACAccaataattttatgtaaatcaTCTTCTATTCCTTTAGGAGATTTTTCTTCACTTATTTCAGCTCCcaaattcttaaaatatattCTTAGCTCTTGCGCCTAAATATAAAACActaatttcaaatatatttaatttattaaaatttgttttagaGTCCGTTCTGtcagaatatataaaatgaaacaaTAATGAGAAGCTATAGAAAACTGAATATAACCTATACTTTTCATTTAAGAGTGATAATAAGGACGCTATTTGAATTTTACATAAAGTTTTCTTCGACTCTTAGATATTCAATGTATCTTCACCATCAATTACCTGATCTTCTAAGGGTAATTCCATAAAAATCGGAGGAACCTGCATCTTGCCGAATACTACCACGTTTTTTCAATCGCAATCACGACAAAATCAAACACAATCTATCAGAAAATTACTAGTTAGTCAAAGCTTGTTGTTTTCCTCATAATGGCCAACTATATAACAGAAAGTTTCTTTGATCCTTTACATATGTTAGAGATGGAATTTAGTTATTTCCCGCACGAGTTATGACCGCGGTCATAGTCTCCCAGTACAAGTGCTGCACCAAGCGCTCAAGTGCTACAAAAGCTAGGAATCTATTCTGTTTGGTTCCATCAGGTTTCACCCTAGCATATACAAGAATCTATAAACTCTCTATTAGTATTTGACACGAATGAGGTTCTGTACTTTGTCGCCACTCATCGGTAGTCCATTTTATTAATCAATGTCCTGACCTACCGTGTATCTTGTTTAGTATTTGATAAACTATAATGAGATAAAATATTAAAGTGGAATAACCTGAGATAAACATGGGGAAATTAAACGTGACGATTTTACGATATTTAACAAAAGATGATTTTCGTGTTTTAACAGCGGTAAATATATGTTATCAATTGCCTATAATTAAGTTAAGCACATTTGAgggttatattcaaaatttcgggatttttatcttttaatgtACAATATGTATTAAAAGATgaggaaataattgtttaaaaggATTCTCCAATCGAATCATGTGTCGTTATTTGTACAATGTGTGTAGCTTGTGCTAGAAAATTATGTTTTCCTATTgattgttatttttaaaatgaaaaatagtaCCAAATTTATTAAACGTCAAGGTTAAGTAATGctattaaatttcattaaacaGCTTTTTTGATATTTGTCATTACAGATTGAAATGGGAATGAAGAATCATGAACTTGTTCCTGCATCACTGGCTGCGCAAATAGCAAATTTGCGTTATGGTGGTGTACATAAGTTGTTAAAGGAACTATGCAAACATAGGCTTCTCAGTTATGAACGTGGGAAACAATGTTAGTTCATTTTAAAGATCATTtaattaatacaatataatataacataaatttttataaaaatttaatttaagagaATTGCAGAACAGAGataatatgtgtgtgtatataaaatattttctttgccTTTTTAGATGATGGTTATCGTTTGACAAATGCAGGCTATGACTATTTAGCTTTAAAAGTTTTGGCACAAAGAGGTATTATTGCTTCTTTTGGTAATCAAATTGGAGTAGGAAAAGAATCTAATATCTATATAGTTGCTGATGAGGATAGAAATCCAATGTGTTTAAAACTGCATCGATTGGGAAGGACTTGTTTTAGAAATATCAAAAGTAAGAGAGATTATCATCAACATAGAAAATCGGCATCATGGTTATATCTATCAAGAATATCAGCAACAAGAGAATATGCATATATGAAAGCACTTTTCGATAGAGGATTTCCAGTACCTAAACCAATTGATCTCAATAGACATTGCGTTGTTATGGAGCTGGTTGAAGGTGGACCTCTGtaagtataattattattagtaaCTTTTATATCATGTTATTTTGGACACAGTGTGTGTATAAGACAGTTTTGTTTTAGATGTGGTGTATACAGACTGGATGATGTTGAATCGTTGTATGACGAACTAATGAATTTGATTGTAAAACTGGGAAATCACGGAGTTATTCATGGAgatttcaatgaatttaatATCATGATAACAAATAGCGGAAAACCCATTCTTATTGATTTTCCACAAATGATTTCTACCGAGCATGTGGATGCTGAAACTTATTTTGAAAGAGACGTAAACTGTGTTCGTGATTTTTTTAAAAGACGTTTCGCTTACGAAAGTGAGTTGTACCCGACGTTTCAAGATATTTCGTAAGTTACGATAAAAGTGCAAAAACAaacgttaaataaaatatcaatgaTAAAAGCTTTGCAGTTTAAATTATACAAATGGATCTATCTTTAGGAGAGAAGATTGTATCGATGTAGAAATTAAGGCCAGTGGTATTACAAAACAAATGGAAAAGGATCTTTTGAGGGAAATAGGCATGGTCGAAGTTGAAGATGAAGAAATTGAGGAGGATTGCAACGAGGATACGgatgaagaaaataaaaatacgaatgagagtgaaattaattatttacaactCAAAGTCGAAAACTCTGTGAGAAATGAATTTATGTGTACATCAAAGAAAACATCCGAAGACTCAGAAACAAATGAGAAGGAAGATTCAACTGTTTTATCCGTAGAAGATCGTATTTTAGAAGAAGGTGTTAAAAAGATCGATATGGGTAAGTCAGTGGGAAACTTAATAGGCAAAAAGTCATACGATTTAAATGTAAAGCACAACAAAGAAATAACCAATTCGTTTCTTTTTACAGAAACATGCAATCCAGAAGATGATGATGTAGAAAAATTTAATGATTCGAAAAGTATGTACAGTAGTATGACAGCTTCAACGATCGCCCCTGAACTTATTAAGAAAAAGGTGAAAATAGCTTTACAAAAACGTGAAAAGAGGGAGCAATCTAGAAGAATTCTCGTGAAAGGAGAGGCAAATGCGATAACTAGAGTTAGAAGGGAGAATAGGGATACGATTAAACAATCAACAGGGATATGGGGGTGGGAATAAAAATGATACACTTTTGCTACTTATTGTAGATgatttattcaaaaataaaaaacaacaaaagtaaaaaataaaacgaagctaacaaataatatatttttattaataaagctTCGATCATTTctatattatacttatttccctaaaagaatttatttagaTATAGCATAACGCTTTTAAATATCTAAGTATCCACTCCACCATCGAAAAAGATTAGCACTATTAACTGGCAAGATAAAGATaacaaaagaaaatgaaattaacatgagAATGATTAAAATTCAAGTCATGGTCCTAGTATGTGCCActgtatatttattaaatgtgaTACGTTTTAATTCTTCGACATATTGTTTCTTACATAACATTCGACATAGCAGAGGATATAAATCTATATGATTCTTTGCACTATTTGCacagactctctctctctctctctctctctctctctttct
Coding sequences:
- the RIOK2 gene encoding RIO kinase 2 isoform X2; this translates as MGKLNVTILRYLTKDDFRVLTAIEMGMKNHELVPASLAAQIANLRYGGVHKLLKELCKHRLLSYERGKQYDGYRLTNAGYDYLALKVLAQRGIIASFGNQIGVGKESNIYIVADEDRNPMCLKLHRLGRTCFRNIKSKRDYHQHRKSASWLYLSRISATREYAYMKALFDRGFPVPKPIDLNRHCVVMELVEGGPLCGVYRLDDVESLYDELMNLIVKLGNHGVIHGDFNEFNIMITNSGKPILIDFPQMISTEHVDAETYFERDVNCVRDFFKRRFAYESELYPTFQDISREDCIDVEIKASGITKQMEKDLLREIGMVEVEDEEIEEDCNEDTDEENKNTNESEINYLQLKVENSVRNEFMCTSKKTSEDSETNEKEDSTVLSVEDRILEEGVKKIDMETCNPEDDDVEKFNDSKSMYSSMTASTIAPELIKKKVKIALQKREKREQSRRILVKGEANAITRVRRENRDTIKQSTGIWGWE
- the RIOK2 gene encoding RIO kinase 2 isoform X1, with translation MGKLNVTILRYLTKDDFRVLTAIEMGMKNHELVPASLAAQIANLRYGGVHKLLKELCKHRLLSYERGKQYDGYRLTNAGYDYLALKVLAQRGIIASFGNQIGVGKESNIYIVADEDRNPMCLKLHRLGRTCFRNIKSKRDYHQHRKSASWLYLSRISATREYAYMKALFDRGFPVPKPIDLNRHCVVMELVEGGPLCGVYRLDDVESLYDELMNLIVKLGNHGVIHGDFNEFNIMITNSGKPILIDFPQMISTEHVDAETYFERDVNCVRDFFKRRFAYESELYPTFQDISREDCIDVEIKASGITKQMEKDLLREIGMVEVEDEEIEEDCNEDTDEENKNTNESEINYLQLKVENSVRNEFMCTSKKTSEDSETNEKEDSTVLSVEDRILEEGVKKIDMGKSVGNLIGKKSYDLNVKHNKEITNSFLFTETCNPEDDDVEKFNDSKSMYSSMTASTIAPELIKKKVKIALQKREKREQSRRILVKGEANAITRVRRENRDTIKQSTGIWGWE
- the eIF3m gene encoding eukaryotic translation initiation factor 3 subunit M, with the protein product MQVPPIFMELPLEDQAQELRIYFKNLGAEISEEKSPKGIEDDLHKIIGVCEACFKEGNESEIETVLNDIVSIMIVIPTERAENLILAFCEKLTKAPGYKLGLVCLKALWLLFQSLPDDSPMRYHVYYHLVQIARNVDQVKAVYGGIDQLKQQFASLPPSNEQMQKLLRLLHEVLLSCKQGEQAAAVMVELLGTYTAENASAAREDAQRCILAALADPNTFLLDPLLALKPVRFLEGELIHDLLLVFVQDKLPAYLDFYQHHKEFVEHQLGLNHEQNMKKMRLLTFMQLAETNPEMSFDTIQEELQINEDEVESFIIDVLKTKLVRARMDQAGRKVLISSTMHRTFGKQQWMQLRDLLAAWKANLTAVQEGMKSVAAAQMELAGKNKTSITH